GCCTTTTTGCCAtcgttttttaatttttgtaatTCTTTACAGTCCATGGTTTGAAGTACAGTCTGTGGACAGTCTGTGGTGTAAACATAGGCACTCTAGTTGTAACTGGCCATCACTGTGGGCCTCTAAAAGAGGTTTGATCACTTTACGCTCTGTGGCCCACTGGCTTTGGGTCagcccccaaaaaaatatcACAGGAGGATGAAAACAATTCCCATACTATTCTGTATTAGATATGTAAAAACCTTCTCGAATTCCTGTAACAGAAGGCATGCTGAATTAAATACATTATGCTTGTGGTTAATAAAAAGACTGACAGTGTTTAGCCACGCTAATGAcccaatgaaaatgaaaaaaaactgttggaaGGATGAAAAATGGAGAGAATCAAATGGGTTACCCTGTGAACAGTGGCCATTTTAGGACATCTCAGACTTGAGAGCTTGTCAGACTCCATTGTACTTAGGCTCATCTGTTTTGAGCTCAATCCTGACATGCTAAAagtgctaacatgctaacgatTGTCAATTTACTGCCAGCTTTAATAGGTTACTAAAGCGCTAACGCTTAGCGCATGAGTTCATCGAGAAGCTAACATGGCAACATTAGCATGTTTGCATTCTTGTTGGCATGAAAGCTAATaggtcaacattttgggaagtgCTTGGGATGCCGGTGCTGCATTGGCTCATGTGTTCAAACCAATCACTGTACACTTATGTCACTTTAAGTTCCTTATGTGCTGGGATTGTATCTACTAAAGCTAAAAAAGAAACACCTATTAAGAACTAGTTCTTGCGGTGCGGACATGATGCAAAGGACAGTTCTTAGAACAATGAAAAAGTTCCTCCGGTCCGAAAACGCCTTCAGAGACAACCTTCAATCTTCTTATCTACGGTCATGTACTCTgaaaaaaagggggggaaaGAAGCGCatattccaaaatgtcaaactattcctttgagTGATAGATTTGGATACTTGCATGCGTCATTGGTCACTGCAATCATTCAGTGCTACCTTTAAACTATCCTATCATTTAATCATCAGCTGATTCTGATGGTAGTTTGTTCATTAGTTCATAACAAGATAGAAGACTTGATGGTGGCGCTATATGAAAAGTAATGTGATCACCAGAGTTGTTAGAGTCGTCCTTTgtggagtgtgatgtgtgtacTAAATATCATGACAATCAGTTCAACctgtgttgagatatttcactgtaaCCCAAAGTGAACCAACAGAGCGAGCCACATCAGCATCTCGAGCACTGcgccgctagcatggctaaaaacccAGCAAGCACTTCATTATTGCACATAACCTCGATTTTAGCACAGTCAAAAGACAGGCAATTGACTTTAAGTCCTGACATAGGATATTATAACATTTCAAAGAGTGCATATATTCAGACATGGCACAGtaataaaatattatttataaaacacaaaagggtataaaattaaaaacagttgGTTCTGTGAATGTGCAGAGGgttttatttttcagtgttttcttagaatatatttttttttaatttttcatttgTCCACCTTGCTTTCTTTTAGCTTAAGAAATGAAGTATTCCTTATATTTCCTCCTTGATTTGGGGAGCATCTTCTCCGTCTTGTGTTTGTTCGcttctgctgctctcctctctttGTCCTGTCACACCTCGGTGTTTTTAAAGTACATATACCCTGTTTTGGAAGTGGATTTCATGCGGGAGGAGAATAGTCCTTCCCTACTATTTCTCATCCACCTATCCCTTTCATATTTTGCAGTCCATGCTGCGGTCGATGACCAGTTGCAGGTGATTGGCTCTCActgtcctcttcttcctccataTCTCCTTCTTTCTATACCTCTATAGTCTTAAAATAGATCCTGGCATATATTGAATCCAATTGGCTGTGTAGGGCGTGGAAGGAGGGTCTCTTGGAGGGCTCAGCGGCCCAGCAGTCCATCATGATGCGGTAAATATTGGGAGGACAGCGCGTTGGACAGGGCAGCCGAAACCCCGATGACAGCAGATCCAACACTTCCTTGTTGCTTTTtcctaaaagagagagagagatcataaAAGCATAAAAAGGAGTGTACTCATTTCTTAACCTTTTCTTTTGCAGGAAGGGATATTCCACTCTGCAAACAGCCAGCAACCTCAACTGTGATAACATCAGGATTTACTGCAACAGCTCAACTTTGAAAGGTAAAGTCAACATGACTCATATTAAATCAAGACGTTCAGTTATCTTGAATGCTTGCtcatggattaaaaaaaaaaacacctaaatGATAAGGCTCTTgtttctcaatttttttttctcctcttgaaaataccaaaaccaacaaCGGTTAGTCggtctctcaatactttctgacttcctgCCTGGCTCTCAGCCCCGAGCCCTGGCGTAAAGCTtctcatgacttcgcgtaaacatacacgccactttcctaaagccaagtggcgtgttatctgtacgcatttggAGCTGTctacgtgtatgtctacgcagtatacagcggacggcagtctgcaacgtcacagtgtaaacatacacgccacatggcactttctaaagccacgtggcgtgttatcgcgaggctacggttgggtttaggaaacatcacacgtgggttgggtttaggaaaagaagaacggggaaaggaaacatcacacgtctagggtgaaagtcctgtgtttgacccgtccaccccccgaccaacctacctatgcagattttctccctttcatactactcactacagcgtcaattcacacgcaatcacaaggtaatgtaagtcaacggtggccaaacggcgttgataaacacgctaaaaaacgattATGTGTCTTGATAACGCGCCAATAATGGCATGCAAATTGGCGTTtaatacatacgccacttcatgaaaTCAGTCTGAATACTGTATATAGTTTCATCAGTCATTTTACTTAAACAGCTGCTCACTGTAGTTTAtatcaaacaaacaggaggaaattgtaagtgcatttgttgggaactattttcagtggcggattaatccacatttggtgctccaGGGACGGTGTGCTCTATGTGGGATTGAGTTAAAATAAATGCTACCACTTTGTAATAACCAATATTAATAAATGGTCATTTGATTAATTTAACAATGACATTATTATAGTTTAGTGTAATATAAATTAATTAGTTTATACATTGATAGATAACTGTTTTGTAAATCATCTATAAATGTTATTTGGATGGCTATTATAAACTTGCAACCACTGCTTATAATAATTAGTTGATGATTAATAAGTGCCAAGTACCAACCCTGTACAAttataggggaaacactgctgccctctgcctgtattttatttttaattttagaaACAGCCGGGACGTTTATGGGTGTCAACAAAGAGCCTTTGGACCCCCAGTCATATACCCGATCCCCACTTTGCCCCTCAGCGTCTCATACCGACGCACTACAAGTctaactgacacacacacacacacacacacacacacacacacacacgtgtctgATTACTGCTCTGTTCAGCGCTCCCTTTCTTCATTATCTCTCTAGCTCGCCTGACCACCgttgtgttctctctctcttgccaACTTTGACAAACAGTAAGCCGGTactcatatactgtatagtatgCTTTTAAAGCACACAATAAGCAGAGAAGGGTGTAACCACACATTGGAAACAATCATTTGCACACCCAGTACGTCCACTGTATTTTTACACCCATAAGTGCATTGTGTAACGGAGAGTTGTGCATACTTCCAATTCTTTTCCACTGCTTAATAAACAGGTAACACGCTCCCATCAATCTGCTGGAAAGCTCTGTAGTTTATATACAGTCGCTCCATCAAAAAAGTAGAAAGAAGTCAACACCATACCATCATAAGGCATCTTGCCCCGTGACATCATCTCGTACAGCAGGACCCCAAACGACCAGACATCTGATTTTACAGAGAAGCGCTGGTAAATCGCTGCTTCGGGAGCTGTCCACCTCACCGGGATCTTTGTGTTTCGGCTGGCTGTATACACACTGTCCTGTAGAGAGAGATGGGAACGTTGTTAACCTTTTACAGAACAGAACCTTTCAGCTGTCGCTTTCTTAGCGGATATAAAGTCTTTCCATGTCTTTATGAATAAAACATTCTGTTATTATTGCACACAACACTGTGAATTATGCAGATTTGAGTGCTGCTCCATTATACCGGACAGATGGAGGGAGGATGAAGTTATGCATTAAGTATACATGAGGTTACACAGGAATAACAGAGCACACTATACATATTCAAAAGAACATGGGCAAAGAATTAGCCTTATTCTAAAATAGgaacattttagaaaaacacacacacacacacgcacacgcacacgcacgcacacacacacacacacacacacacacacacacacacacaacctgctTACCCTTATAATCCGAGCCAGTCCGAAGTCGGCCACCTTGCAGATGAGATCGTCTCCCACCAGGATGTTCCTGGCAGCCAGGTCCCTGTGGACGATGTTTCGGTCCTCCAGGTAGGCCATGCCCTCGCCGATCTGACTGCCCATGTAGATCAGATGAGCTGATGTCAGCACCTGGCCTTCAGcagctgaaaacacacacagacacacacacacacacacacacacacagacacacacacacacacacacacacacacacacacccctaaaCTGGTTAACAGCATGGATTTGTTTAACGATAACCCAAACAATGATTTTCATAcagcctaaaaaaaaataatgcttaCAAGTTAAAATACATAGAATAAAGGACCTCTGTCTGTCGCTATAGCAATGATGATGCAGTGATTAGTGatgattctctccgaccaatcaggaggaggttttcacgtcaccttttggtatcacctcagctcgcttggatactaaataaagtacctgttggcaggtaccagggacttttatcagaatggaaaaccaaaaaaggcgagtaagTTGAGGCGAGTCGAGaaggtaccatgtgatggaaaaacaCTATTAGagagtgatgggaacaacaatctttgacattggtccagtattgagcgagatcgcTGTAGTcggcagcggcaaaacaagctacaatgtaagttaacagggcaacatgtagggcagcctaaagcttaaatacatttatttttaatgcatggaatactaagctattcaaataataattgttggcatgatttttataaatcatgttttaatacagtacatccttaggatgaactggatctgtgaatggTTGTCTTACCTGAAGGCCTGTTAGCctatcatcatttttttttctcacaaataggttgatttatattttattaataataatatgttggattcatgagTTGACTTTctaaaaatgaacaataatttggtaTATGTAAATAGGACCATCATTAAATATGCGGACGACTCCGTCATAGTGAGTCTGCTCCATAAAAACGACGGAGGCCACGGTCTAATAATTGAAGACTTTGTCCAGTGGTGTGAGGAGTCACACCTCCAATTGAACATATCCAAAACAAAGGATATGTACATTGATTTTGGAAAAACTCCAGGATATGAGGCCATAACTATAAATGGTCAACTAGAATCCTATAGATATCTAGGGACAATTATTGACTCTAAATTCAATTTCCAGGAGAATTGTGAAGCTGTCTGTAAAAGAGGACAACAGCGTCTATACTGCTTGAGAAAATTGTACCATTTTCATATAGACAAGACCATGATGACATTATTTTATCGTGCCTTTATCGAATCCATCATATCTTTCTCCTTAGTGTCATGATTTGGTTGTGTCTCAGTCAAGCACAAGAATCGCCTAAATCAAATTGTAAAATGGTCAAGTAAGCTGACTGGGGAGTCCCAGCTGCACCCCACATGGCCATCTAGTTTCTTAAGGCTGCTGTTCTAAaagcaccccctcccccaaccatcttgtcggtgattggctggaacgtggtttgttgtattttggtgcacagcctgtgcccctagtgtttgtttgacgtttacgagccccgtgttgtctcccgagaccgggctttttcatggtgtgttcaggggccaggcagctagcggatcaaggagagatgcctaccaTTAGGAGACAAAGTGGAATCgcgcaggaactcatagtgcacctttaatgccGCATGGAAAACATACTGTCCAATTTCCCAACCAGATTTTGGATGAGGTAATTTCTATTCTATCTTCTTGCTTTGTTGTACTGCATGAGGGCTTTTAGTGAAAAATAACAAAGTTGCGTTTGGTGACAAGAGATTAGGGACCGCATTGCAAGAGGGGATTGTTCACTCCCCAAAGGGTAtgaacatgaatgtgtgtgtgtgtgtgtgtgtgtgtgtgtgtgtggggggggggtgtctctCGCCGGGGGCTGCATTCCTTGTCTGTCATGTACTTTATGGCCCCTTCAGACTCAGATCGAGCCACACACCATATACATTGTCTACTTTTGTTGCCTATTGTACAGACTGAAGTGAAGGCATGCAGgcttatacagtatatcatcagTCAGCAGCAGCCTGGACCAACACTAAATACTACATTACTCATAAGAGAATCATGTGTAATATTTTCATGCCGATAAatacagtcatgacatgcagacacacacacacacagacacacacaaggaatAAAAACCAACTGGAATGAGACATATCTGAGTCAAACCCTTCACATTTTGCTCACTAAGACTCCCTGTGATTGAAGCCTTTTGTAAAAAGTCAGAACAATATTTCTCTGCTGAGCGGCGCTGCAAGAACGCTGATTATAATTCCATTTGGATTGGATTTAAGGGCGAGAGATTTAACCGTCACTTGGCCTAAATACTGTTTCAGAGGGATTTCCAAAAAAACTCGGAGGTAAGGGCTGAAATTCTCAAACCCTAAGAAAAGCAGCATTAACTTCCTGTTCTAAACCTCTTTGCATATTAAAGAGTTgcatattatgtgtgtgtgtgtgtgtgtgtgtgtgtgttccactcACAGGCGAGGTAAGACTTGAGGCTTCCTTTGCTCATGAGTTCGGTCACGATGTAGACGGGCTCTCCTCTGGAGCACATGGCCAGCAGCTGGATCAGCTTCGGGTGATGGAGGCTCTTCAACGCCTGAACCTCCTTCACAAACTCATCCTGCTTCGTGTCCTCTGGAGGAGCAGAAAACACAAGTATTGGTGGACTTTAATCCTCGTTCCATTATCCCGCTTGTCCTTTTGTTCCCTGTTGTTGATGCGTTCATGTCATTCATTTTGCTTTACGTTCATAGCTTTCATCTTAAAAACCACACCCGTCTTTCTCTGGCTTCTCCACGCAGCTTCTCACATTTCACCAAACTGTCCCCCCATTTCCATAATTTATATTCTCACCTACCATCTCCTCACTCTTTTCATTAATCTCATCTTATTTTCTCCCTATAACACATTATTAATtcatgagacagacagacagacagagatagagataaTTCCAGCGGTAAATGTTTCTGTTACAGCAGTTTAGAGCATTTAAGATGAGATAAAAAGCAAGAAATATACAATACctataaacattataaacaaacacgtacatatatacatgggagagtgcaaaatgaaatgcaaattCCACTATCAGATGCATTGTGTTGCAATGGGCTTAACACAAATGTTAAGACAGAAGAGCGTGATATTAAGTTGTGGAATCGTACTTCATTTAAACAGAATCTACCTCGAAGTGTTTCAGCCTTAAAGAGTACCCTAACACCAGGCTGTCTCACTGCCCTCTCTGGCACATTAAAGGGCACCTGTACTTTGAAAGTGAATGAATTAAGGCGAGGTATTAAGGAGTGGAAATGAATGGACAGAAACCATTCCTCCATTTCTTTCAGAATCACTTCTCTGGTTTGGAGGTGGTTGTGGTCAGTAAGTGTGTAAACTGGAGGTTATGGAGCAATGTTTTTATGAGTGGGTGCCCGTTTTTGGGTTTTACTGTATCTTGTGCATGGTGATGACAGTTTTCCACTGATCTACAGGTGGcttaaatgtcaaaaaaaaaagaagcaacaaTTTGCAAAAGAGAAGCCTGCAGGCGAGCAAATGTGGATGTAACATGTAATGCTGgtttcaaaatgtttaaaaaaatctgctttacagttgttttatgaggaaggaaattCATTTAAACATTCCCCTTTTAACTTGGTAGTAGTGTGGAGACAGGACTGCCCAGATCTGGACCCAGAGTTTGATTGGAAAGAGGTATGGCTTCCTGTAATCCCGACCACCAACAGATCCACTTTAATTATGCTCCTAGAACGTCCCTAACTCCGCGCAAACTCCACTGCATGAAGGCGATAAAAGATATCACTGGTGTAGCACTTTCCTTCACATGATGTAGGATTCTGGACTCAAGTGGCATCGATCATGTCTAACTTACTGGTAGTGGCGATGCCCGTGACTGTGTCTGTCCTGTTGTTAAATGATTTCTCGATGCTCAATATCAATAAGCTCAAAAGACGCATAGCACTGGCAGGCCTGACAGCTGCTGAGAAGATGATCGCGGTACCATGGAAGCCTCCCCAATCACTTGCCATCAGACACTGGGTCCTCACCTTTTTGGATGTAATATATCTGGAACTGTCAACTTTTAATGGATTAATAGGGCCAATGAGAGCTAATTCTCTAAAAGATATGCTATAGTGATCTAATGTGATCTTCTAAAAAAACTATTCTCTTAATTTTGCGCATTAAGTAAACTCTCAGAATCTTGGTTTccctcggtgtgtgtgtgtgtgtgtgtgtgtgtgtgtgtgtacctgtgaaTAAGCGCTTGTGGTTGTATACATGCTGGGCatgatcatttttgttgtttgagtGCTTGTAACCAATAACAATCTACCTAGCTGTCctcacattgtttttatttcttgtcctttttttcatttttgatacACACTTATATCTGTGACACTCTGCTTTCCCATGTATGCATTATATACTTTTATGTAAATTATCGTCTACACAAATATCTTGCACTTTTTGCCTGTTTATTAGCATTTGGAAATAAAAATTTGATCGCAAAAAAGCATTGCCTTTAATCCCCAGAGATGTCTCTAACACGCTCTTCAATCACATAATTAGACTCTAGAGAGACAGCATCTCCCTGCGCTCCTACCTCGTTTCAGCGTCTTTATGGCCACTTTCCTGTTCTCCTTGGTCCACATGGCCTCCCACACCTCTCCAAAGTGTCCCTCTCCCAGTTTGTTGTGGAGTCTGAACTCCTCTCGGGGTCTCTCCCAGGGCTCCATGTCGAACAGCTCCCGCTGCACAGAGACGACAGGGTGAGTCCTGACAACTTcacacttcattcattcattccaaCCTTTATTCATCCtcgagagatcattgaggggcgCCCCTCATTCTCTACGTCATCGGGTCAGATtacaaagacaaatacagaacaacacagaaagtacaatcataagaaatacagaaaggcaataaaacattcagaataggaaaataataGGGATGCAAaagtaaatacaattatgtaaagcagttacaagtagagctttgcaggtttaaaaccagAATTCTAAATTGTCCAAGAAGCATAATtgagttgattttaagaaaGTGCTGTAATTTGTTGGAGGCGTCAGGTGCACTAAagttaaaagcagtttttccaagtTCAGTCCGAGCTCGTGGATGGCACATGAAGGAAAAGCCAGTCATCAGAGAGAGTCTGATAATGTCCCTCTGAgtaagggctcctgcacactggctgcgtggcgtgagcgtgtcagctgcgtggcgtgtccatttttatttgggctcccatgttaacaggttagagcgtgcacactgcctgcgtgacacgcatgCCTCAGGCGCAGCTCGAGCTGCGCCGAAaacacgtgcatgctagaaataggaccgacgcctatttttcacacgaCACGCCAGTGTGTTGGAaatgtttccaggcaaaatagaataggaaaagctGTTTatctgtcattttgacacaaatacatatcaataaatgacattttgatgtttgaaagtctcgaggttttgacataaatgcagatataaatgtaattaaaaaaaatataaaaaattatcgattttcaaatattgcacctgtcaatccagaaggaaatattctggagcctatgttgccgtcaatactgccggcgtcgtctttgctgtaatcagatcagaatatatttatgtttatgtttctgggaaacatccatgtgtccagacaaggctagcagcagcagagcagcgtcagacacctttctggtgtggaaagacatcaaaaacgccacgcagccgccacacagctgacacgcaacagaaacgccacgctcacgccacgctcacgccacgctcacgccacgctcacgccacgctcacgccacactcacgccacgcagccagagTGAAGCCAGCCTATCAGAGAAGTTCTGTAAGATGGCAGTTTTCCAATAAGACCCTCATAGATAAAGAGAAACCAGTGAGTATCTTGTCTTTCTTGGAGAGAGGACCACCCAATACTTTCATATGAAAGTTAAAATGGTTTCAAACTAATGGGCAGACGATGCTGCAGAGACAAAAACCAAATGGGCAACTTGGTTGTATTTACACATCTTCCAACACTGAGGGATGCATTGTGCATTTTAAATAGTGTTTGATTCACCTAGGACTGTCCCTGACCAAAGAAAGACTACTACACTCGTACAATTTGATCAACTAAGTGAtaagttgatttaatcgacaggtCTGTAAAAGAGAGTTCCTACACAAAGAACCATGCAAAGGCACCACTTTAAAGGTTGTGACTGTAATATTTTGTCTTCACCTTTATTTCTCACCTTgtcaaattaaaatattatttgtattatcCCAAATTCTGATTGTTCTCTTTGTTCAGGTTTGATGCACAGAATACAGATTTTGATGACGGATCAGCAGCACGGTGTAAAGTAAGTGTAgacgaatgaatgaatgaatgaatgacagGCTTAATAAATGGAACATGAATGCAAAGATGATATGACAAATGTATTGTCAGCAAGCAGCTGATCAAGTGCTTTGATaaacataaaatgaaatgaacagATCAATgaaatgattggtttaaaagatGTACACAATCTTTTTCATCTAGACACATTCAAATACATAAGTAGTAGTAGTGATAGTGATATTAGTTCCACTTTGCTGCTGGAGCTTGGACACAGAACACAACATCAGTTGCCTCGtgtgtaaaaacacaaacaaaaagctCTATGTTGTCCGGAACTAACTGAAATAATAGAGGACGttgaaattgaaaaaatatCTCAGTCTCATCTCAGTCTACTTCATACAGAAAACACCATGCCAATTTTCTTGCTtccattttcagtttttggcATGTTTCCCCATCATCATCACTAATGGTTTTGTTATTCCCATTTAATTCAAATGCGGCCTGCATTGATTCATAATTATGCATGACATGATCTCACTAATAGATTTAAGTTTGACAAATGTAACCACTCTAGTCTGTTGGCTGGCAGATTATTAGGCGTTTAAACAGCAGGATTAATCTGCTTTTAGAAACTAAAAGATAACAGAAGAATCAGACAATGTCCTCACAAACCATGCTTTATCAGTTTTTATTGACCATGTCTCTTGGCTACATCATTACAGTAAAACAAGATGTTGTGCCACGTCAATAAAAAGTGATCAAAGGCATCGCTAGTGACTCTTTTTACTGGCATAGCAATAaattgaaatgtattttctaAAAGCAGATTTATTCCTGAAGGATTAACTGTCAGAGTGAGTTTAAGCCCAGTGAAGCTGCGAGGGGCGGCTGGAGGAGCTGTGTATAAATGATAAGAGAAAACACTTCAATTAGGTCTTcgctaaaaaaaaagtgagccTTTATATTAATACAATATTCGGTATTCAAACTGAAAACGCAAACATttcatctactgtagctaacacactgactatggacatacataacacacatacatatatacatatatatatacatatatacacatatacatatatatatatatacacatatacatatatatatatatatatatatatatatatatatatatatatatatatatatatatatatatatgttataggttataggttaaaggtctgtttgagggttaagacttggttttaggattagggttagaattaggttatggttagggtgagggtaagggttaaggttaggcatttagtggtgatggttaaggttagggtaaggggctagggaatgtatTATGttaatgacgggtccccacaaagatagtgccacaaacctgtgtgtgtgtgtgtgtgtgtgtgtgtgtgtgtgtgtgtgtgtgtgtgtgtgtgtgtgtgtccacagacTCACTGCCTCCTctggaaggggagagagaagagaaggaatGACTGAATGACCTCTGATCCAGAAGAAATACAGATTTTAAACACTGTTCAAAATCAGAAGCGCTGCAACTTAATGCTCGTCTTAATATCTTTAATATCTGTAAATGGTACATAATATTCCTTTATCCTAAAACATCAttctgtatgtacagtacaacGTGGCTCTCAACAATGTGAAGAGTGGCTGTTTTAAATAGGTGGTTTCTCAGTTTCCAGATACTGAGAGACCTGAGTTTGGTTGAGGCCCGCTGGGCTCAAACTGATGAGCCATGAATAAAGAATACAGCGCGCTGGGGGCTGATGTAAGCTGCAGTGCAGAGATAGTGTGTGTAATTACAGTACTGCCACGTGATTATATTCTGAAACAAATATTTTATCCTCTGGTTAATTACACTCGAAATATATGTTTGACTCTTGGTATTAATCTATGCATATAAAGCAAAAGACGGCGCTCATTAAATCCCTGCTGCAGAGCAACAATAGAAAGATGAATTCAGGGTCTTTGCTGCACTTTGTTTCAGATtgccactgcagagacaaaaGCTGTTCACATTACCAGAGATACTGGAACATTGTGAGTCCTTATTGGCAGCTGCCTGCTGGGTTTATTGAGAAATACGACAAAAAAGCTCATGTCTGAAGTGCAGATTCAGTTTAGTTGAGCACCATTTCACATGTACTGGTGAGGTGCAgagaaaatattaatattaataccAGGTTCCCCATTTTGAAAAcgtaattttattttaaaatttttaaaacttttttcaacatactatactatgacttttttttgacctgctatgatgatgattatactctaatatgactttttcc
The genomic region above belongs to Sander lucioperca isolate FBNREF2018 chromosome 12, SLUC_FBN_1.2, whole genome shotgun sequence and contains:
- the zgc:194282 gene encoding tyrosine-protein kinase Srms translates to MEGCCRTCMPCLSRLWNCLWPDFRDPDVPNNNHVIANPAAQTAEIRTVSGDIRVPSPKKRPVQLYAALFDFEARSDDELTVKEGDKLSVIEKRGEYVLAKKLTGSLESGLIPANYVALLQDEFAKHKWYYGNINRVKAEKLLLASQNKDGSFLVRISESHSDEYTISARNEGAVYHFRIQRSTIGAYFVSDKISFSTLGELISYYQKYPRSLGVLLEEPCTQQRELFDMEPWERPREEFRLHNKLGEGHFGEVWEAMWTKENRKVAIKTLKREDTKQDEFVKEVQALKSLHHPKLIQLLAMCSRGEPVYIVTELMSKGSLKSYLASAEGQVLTSAHLIYMGSQIGEGMAYLEDRNIVHRDLAARNILVGDDLICKVADFGLARIIRDSVYTASRNTKIPVRWTAPEAAIYQRFSVKSDVWSFGVLLYEMMSRGKMPYDGKSNKEVLDLLSSGFRLPCPTRCPPNIYRIMMDCWAAEPSKRPSFHALHSQLDSIYARIYFKTIEV